Genomic DNA from Tissierellales bacterium:
GACTAATGGTAGTCATGTGGCTACATTTTTGGTAAAAAAGAGAAGAGAGATGAAAAATGAAAGTTGATATATTAGTTGGAGAAATAGGTAGCACTACTACAGTAGTAAATGCTTTTGACAATGTAAAACTAGATCCGAAATTTATAGGCCAAGGTCAGGCCCCCACTACTGTTTTAGAAGGGGATGTAAATATTGGGCTTAAGGAAGCAATTGATGATTTAGCTTTAAATTTAAATGTGAAGAAAGTAGATTATAAAGACCTAATAGCTACAAGTAGTGCAGCTGGCGGTTTAAGAATGACGGTCCATGGGTTGGTATATGATATGACTGTAAGGGCAGCTAAAGAGGCAGCTTTAGGTGCAGGTGCTAATATAAAGTATATTACTGCAGGAAAGTTAAGAAAATCAGATTTAGAAAAGATAAAAGAAATAAACCCTAATATTATACTTCTTGCTGGAGGAGTAGACTATGGTGAAAGGAATACAGCTCTTTTTAATGGTAAATTGATTGCAGAGTTAAATTTAAAAATTCCAGTAATATATGCAGGTAATGTAGAAAATCATGATGAAATAAAGGAAATATTTAAAGATACTAAATCAGAGCTTTATATAGTAGAAAATGTATATCCTAAAATTGATGAACTAAATATTGAACCAACAAGAGAGGTTATTCAAGGAGTGTTTGAAAAACATATAGTTCATGCACCAGGAATGTCTAAAGTTAGGGATATGCTCACAGGCCCAATTTTACCTACTCCTGGGGCAGTTATGGATGCTAGCCAATTGCTTTATGATAATATAGGAGACTTATTGACATTAGATATAGGTGGTGCCACTACTGATGTTCATTCAGTAACAGAAGGTAGCGAAGAGATTTCTAGGATGTTAATAAGCCCAGAACCAGTAGCGAAGAGAACGGTAGAAGGAGATTTAGGTGTATATGTAAATATGCATAATATAGTTGAAGGAATAGGCAAGGAAGAAATAAGTAAGAAATTAGCCATTACTATAGAGGAAGTTGAAGAATTAATGGCTAATAATAGGCCAATTCCTAAAACAGATAAAGAAAAACATTTTGTAGAGATTCTTGCTACTTATGCAGTAGTTATGGCTGTACAAAGACATGCTGGGAAGTTAAGACACCTTTATGGACCTAATGGCAAAAATACAGTGGCAGAAGGAAAGGATTTAACCCATGTAAAATATATTATTGGCACTGGTGGACCTTTATCTAGATTGGATAATAATAAGGAAATTATGAAAAAAATTTCTTTAAGTAATAAAGGTCTTGAACTGTTACCAACTGGCGAGGCTGCTATTCTAATAGATAATAAGTATATTATGGCCTCTTTAGGGGTTTTATCTAAAAAGTATGAGGAAGCAGCATTAATATTACTAAAGGAGAGTTTGAATATAGAGTAAATAAAATCCAACATACCTAGGTATGTTGGATTTTATTAAAAATCTTAAGGATGGAGGGAAGAAATATATGAAATATCCAAGGGTAGAAATAAATTTAAATAAACTAATTCATAATACAAAACAAATAGTAGATCTTTGTAACAGCCATAATATAACGGTGGCAGGTGTTACAAAAGTATTTTGTGCAGAACCTAATATAGTTGAATCTTATATTAAAGGTGGAATAAATTATTTAGCAGATTCTAGGGTGGAAAACTTAAAAAAGATGAAATATTATAAAATACCTAAAATATTACTCAGAATACCCATGTTAAGTGAAGTGGAAGATGTAGTTGAATACAGCGATATTTCATTAAATTCAGAAATGAAAGTTATAGAAGCTTTGTCTAATGTAGCAGTAAAGAAAAATAAAGTACATAATATAGTGTTAATGGTAGATTTAGGAGATTTAAGAGAAGGATATTTTGAAGAAGATAGCCTGTATAAAGCTATAGAGTCAGTTTTAAAATTTTCTGGAGTAAATCTTATAGGGCTAGGTACTAATTTATCCTGCTATGGTGGGGTAATACCTGAAAAGGAAAATTTAAATAGATTAGCAAATATAGCTGAGAATATAGAAAAGAAATTTAAAATTAAATTAGACATAATATCTGGTGGAAATTCTAGTAGTCTTCATTTGTTATATGATAATAGCATG
This window encodes:
- the orr gene encoding ornithine racemase Orr, coding for MKYPRVEINLNKLIHNTKQIVDLCNSHNITVAGVTKVFCAEPNIVESYIKGGINYLADSRVENLKKMKYYKIPKILLRIPMLSEVEDVVEYSDISLNSEMKVIEALSNVAVKKNKVHNIVLMVDLGDLREGYFEEDSLYKAIESVLKFSGVNLIGLGTNLSCYGGVIPEKENLNRLANIAENIEKKFKIKLDIISGGNSSSLHLLYDNSMPDRINNLRLGESLVLGRETAFGKKIDGTYGDVFKLVVEAIEIKEKPSRPIGKIGMDAFGKTPTFNDKGIRKRMICAIGRQDVELSDINPVDEDIIILGGSSDHLLLDITNSRIEYTVGDKINFNISYGAILSAMTSPYVKKVYV
- a CDS encoding GlmL-related ornithine degradation protein, with translation MKVDILVGEIGSTTTVVNAFDNVKLDPKFIGQGQAPTTVLEGDVNIGLKEAIDDLALNLNVKKVDYKDLIATSSAAGGLRMTVHGLVYDMTVRAAKEAALGAGANIKYITAGKLRKSDLEKIKEINPNIILLAGGVDYGERNTALFNGKLIAELNLKIPVIYAGNVENHDEIKEIFKDTKSELYIVENVYPKIDELNIEPTREVIQGVFEKHIVHAPGMSKVRDMLTGPILPTPGAVMDASQLLYDNIGDLLTLDIGGATTDVHSVTEGSEEISRMLISPEPVAKRTVEGDLGVYVNMHNIVEGIGKEEISKKLAITIEEVEELMANNRPIPKTDKEKHFVEILATYAVVMAVQRHAGKLRHLYGPNGKNTVAEGKDLTHVKYIIGTGGPLSRLDNNKEIMKKISLSNKGLELLPTGEAAILIDNKYIMASLGVLSKKYEEAALILLKESLNIE